From Microlunatus capsulatus, a single genomic window includes:
- a CDS encoding carbohydrate ABC transporter permease — protein sequence MAITAPRALAPTRVDADRSPAPPTRRRRSKVGLVVRIVLAAVTAVVMAFPLWIMLTTAFSGQQTFDATVSVVPREFSLDNFSRVLDAWPVGLWFGNSVVITVITTVLTVVVSVLAGYAFAKLVFPAKNVLFLVMLATMMIPTQAILVPQFRIVNGLGLIGTFWAVIIPGAAATFGIFLARQFMLAIPNELMEAAKLDGAGSLRIFWSIVLPLCKPLLAVLTLLALMYQWNDFLWPLIALKDPDLYTLPIGLQFLQGQYQTDYGALMAMTLIAVAPLVVLFLAFQRFFVQGLATTGIR from the coding sequence ATGGCCATCACCGCACCCCGCGCCCTGGCGCCCACCCGCGTGGACGCCGACCGGAGCCCCGCCCCGCCGACCCGTCGTCGTCGCTCGAAGGTCGGGCTGGTGGTCCGGATCGTTCTCGCCGCGGTCACCGCCGTCGTCATGGCCTTCCCCCTGTGGATCATGCTGACGACGGCCTTCTCGGGCCAGCAGACCTTCGACGCGACCGTCAGCGTCGTCCCCCGGGAGTTCTCGCTGGACAACTTCTCGCGGGTGCTCGACGCCTGGCCCGTGGGGCTCTGGTTCGGCAACTCGGTGGTGATCACCGTCATCACCACGGTGCTCACCGTGGTCGTCAGCGTGCTGGCCGGCTACGCGTTCGCGAAGCTGGTCTTCCCGGCCAAGAACGTGCTGTTCCTGGTCATGCTGGCCACGATGATGATCCCGACGCAGGCGATCCTCGTGCCGCAGTTCCGCATAGTCAACGGCCTGGGGCTGATCGGCACCTTCTGGGCGGTGATCATCCCGGGCGCGGCCGCGACCTTCGGGATCTTCCTGGCCCGGCAGTTCATGCTGGCCATCCCGAACGAGCTGATGGAGGCCGCCAAGCTCGACGGCGCGGGCAGCCTGCGGATCTTCTGGAGCATCGTGCTGCCGCTGTGCAAGCCGCTGCTGGCCGTGCTCACCCTGCTGGCGCTGATGTACCAGTGGAACGACTTCCTCTGGCCGCTGATCGCGCTCAAGGACCCGGACCTCTACACGCTGCCGATCGGCCTGCAGTTCCTGCAGGGCCAGTACCAGACCGACTACGGCGCCCTGATGGCGATGACGCTGATCGCCGTCGCCCCGCTCGTGGTGCTGTTCCTGGCCTTCCAGCGGTTCTTCGTGCAGGGCCTGGCCACCACCGGGATCCGCTGA
- a CDS encoding phosphotransferase produces MTADARPDEGEILQERADRPVLRIGDVVRHPRQPWSGSVHALLAHLAEVGFAEAPRPGPVAEDHDDVGYIEGVSGDAACRLVAGDEAVAQVAQLLRRYHDAVAGWRPATPPTWFDGQTGTGDGGEHLVCHGDVGPWNLVWRDDRLVGLIDWEYATIGTRRTDIAYALHYLVPFRDRAYWQNVLGMARKPRRRHRMAVFAEAYGIPVDDQLVDDVLASQQAGVDLMRTLAEQGRPRQQQLVADGELDREHRAVLWGQGHRHKFQAKRAREGRRLRTDGDVHPGGLR; encoded by the coding sequence GTGACGGCGGACGCGCGCCCCGACGAGGGCGAGATCCTGCAGGAGCGGGCGGACCGGCCGGTGCTGCGCATCGGCGACGTCGTCCGCCACCCCCGCCAGCCGTGGTCCGGCTCGGTGCACGCGCTGCTCGCGCACCTGGCCGAGGTCGGCTTCGCCGAGGCGCCGCGGCCCGGCCCCGTCGCCGAGGACCACGACGACGTCGGCTACATCGAGGGCGTGTCCGGCGACGCCGCCTGCCGGCTGGTGGCCGGCGACGAGGCCGTCGCCCAGGTCGCGCAGCTGCTGCGCCGCTACCACGACGCGGTCGCCGGCTGGCGCCCCGCGACGCCGCCCACCTGGTTCGACGGCCAGACCGGCACCGGCGACGGCGGGGAGCACCTGGTCTGCCACGGCGACGTGGGGCCCTGGAACCTCGTCTGGCGCGACGACCGGCTGGTCGGGCTGATCGACTGGGAGTACGCCACCATCGGCACCCGGCGCACCGACATCGCCTACGCGTTGCACTACCTGGTGCCGTTCCGGGACCGGGCGTACTGGCAGAACGTGCTCGGGATGGCGCGCAAGCCGCGCCGCCGGCACCGGATGGCGGTGTTCGCCGAGGCCTACGGGATCCCCGTCGACGACCAGCTGGTCGACGACGTGCTGGCCTCCCAGCAGGCGGGCGTCGACCTCATGCGGACGTTGGCCGAGCAGGGCCGGCCCCGCCAGCAGCAGCTGGTGGCCGACGGCGAGCTGGACCGCGAGCACCGGGCGGTGCTCTGGGGCCAGGGCCACCGGCACAAGTTCCAGGCCAAGCGGGCCCGCGAGGGACGTCGTCTGCGGACGGACGGCGACGTGCACCCCGGCGGGCTCCGCTAG
- the otsB gene encoding trehalose-phosphatase has translation MDLVEPLTEAGAAALQAVTTAPRGTLVALDFDGTLAPIIDDPDRAAAHPAAVDALEELATLVGTVAVVTGRPARTAVRLGGFAGRPGLGSMVVLGQYGVERWDAATGEFDLPPEPAAVTAAGEELPGLLEDLGLGAARIEHKGRALGVHTRELDQPQQAYRTLLEPVRALAARHGLTVEPGRNVLEIRAPGTDKGDAVRRLVAETGATAVVFGGDDLGDLPAFEAVAALRAEGLPGLLLASASHEEDALSRLADVVVDGPAGVAAWLRDLTARIRAAQQG, from the coding sequence ATGGACCTCGTCGAGCCGCTGACCGAGGCGGGCGCTGCCGCGCTGCAGGCCGTCACCACCGCGCCCCGGGGCACGCTCGTCGCCCTCGACTTCGACGGCACGCTGGCCCCGATCATCGACGACCCCGACCGGGCCGCCGCCCACCCCGCGGCCGTCGACGCCCTCGAGGAGCTGGCGACGCTGGTGGGGACGGTGGCCGTGGTCACCGGCCGGCCGGCCCGGACCGCCGTCCGGCTCGGCGGCTTCGCCGGGCGCCCGGGCCTGGGCTCGATGGTCGTGCTGGGCCAGTACGGCGTCGAGCGCTGGGACGCCGCGACGGGGGAGTTCGACCTGCCGCCCGAGCCCGCGGCCGTCACCGCCGCCGGCGAGGAGCTGCCCGGGCTGCTGGAGGACCTCGGCCTCGGCGCCGCCCGGATCGAGCACAAGGGCCGTGCCCTCGGCGTGCACACCCGCGAGCTGGATCAGCCCCAGCAGGCCTACCGGACGCTGCTCGAGCCCGTCCGCGCCCTGGCCGCCCGGCACGGCCTCACCGTCGAGCCCGGCCGCAACGTCCTCGAGATCCGCGCACCCGGCACCGACAAGGGCGACGCCGTGCGCCGGCTCGTCGCCGAGACCGGGGCGACGGCGGTCGTCTTCGGCGGGGACGACCTGGGCGACCTGCCGGCCTTCGAGGCCGTCGCGGCCCTGCGCGCGGAGGGCCTGCCGGGGCTGCTGCTGGCGTCCGCCTCGCACGAGGAGGACGCGCTCAGCCGGCTGGCCGACGTCGTGGTCGACGGCCCCGCGGGGGTCGCGGCCTGGCTCCGCGACCTGACGGCCCGGATCCGCGCCGCCCAGCAGGGCTAG
- a CDS encoding alpha,alpha-trehalose-phosphate synthase (UDP-forming): protein MSTPEPAESKATASFVVVANRLPVDRVEHADGSVDWRTSPGGLVTALEPVMRRQDGAWVGWHGAPDEALEPFENDGIQLVPVDLTAAEVEDYYEGFSNGTLWPLYHDVIATPGFHREWWDAYRKVNQRFAERTAAVAEQGAVVWVQDYQLQLVPAMLRALRPDLRIGFFLHIPFPPTELFQQLPWRDQILEGLLGADLVGFQVSGGAQNFLRLVRARLRQETHRDEIRTAEGRTVLARSYPIAIDASELHELSASEPVAARAAEIRHDLGDPDVLFLGVDRLDYTKGLLARLQAFGELIEDGTLDVDKVAFVQVATPSRERVEEYRQLRDEMDRLVGRINGDIGRIGRPPITYLHASYPRDEMAALYRAADVMVVTPLRDGMNLVAKEYVACRQADDGALVLSEFAGAARELRQAYLVNPYDVNGMKDKLIEAMQDSPRNKARRMKVMRRQVAEHDIDHWASAFLDDLGKTGPKA, encoded by the coding sequence ATGAGCACCCCCGAGCCCGCCGAGTCCAAGGCGACCGCGTCCTTCGTGGTCGTCGCCAACCGCCTCCCGGTCGACCGCGTCGAGCACGCGGACGGCAGCGTCGACTGGCGCACCTCCCCCGGCGGCCTGGTCACCGCCCTCGAGCCCGTCATGCGGCGCCAGGACGGCGCCTGGGTGGGGTGGCACGGGGCCCCCGACGAGGCGCTGGAGCCGTTCGAGAACGACGGCATCCAGCTCGTGCCCGTGGACCTGACCGCGGCCGAGGTCGAGGACTACTACGAGGGCTTCTCCAACGGCACCCTCTGGCCGCTCTACCACGACGTGATCGCGACGCCCGGGTTCCACCGCGAGTGGTGGGACGCCTACCGCAAGGTCAACCAGCGCTTCGCCGAGCGGACGGCAGCGGTCGCCGAGCAGGGCGCCGTCGTCTGGGTGCAGGACTACCAGCTCCAGCTGGTGCCGGCGATGCTGCGGGCGCTGCGCCCGGACCTGCGGATCGGCTTCTTCCTGCACATCCCCTTCCCGCCCACCGAGCTGTTCCAGCAGCTGCCGTGGCGCGACCAGATCCTCGAGGGCCTGCTGGGCGCCGACCTCGTCGGCTTCCAGGTCTCCGGCGGCGCGCAGAACTTCCTGCGCCTGGTCCGGGCGCGGCTGCGCCAGGAGACCCACCGCGACGAGATCCGCACCGCCGAGGGCCGGACCGTGCTGGCCCGCTCCTACCCCATCGCCATCGACGCCAGCGAGCTGCACGAGCTCTCGGCCTCGGAGCCGGTGGCGGCCCGGGCGGCGGAGATCCGGCACGACCTCGGCGACCCGGACGTGCTGTTCCTCGGCGTCGACCGGCTCGACTACACCAAGGGCCTGCTCGCGCGCCTGCAGGCCTTCGGCGAGCTCATCGAGGACGGCACCCTCGACGTCGACAAGGTCGCCTTCGTCCAGGTCGCGACGCCCTCGCGCGAGCGCGTCGAGGAGTACCGCCAGCTGCGCGACGAGATGGACCGGCTGGTCGGCCGGATCAACGGCGACATCGGCCGGATCGGCCGCCCGCCCATCACCTACCTGCACGCCTCCTACCCCCGCGACGAGATGGCCGCGCTGTACCGGGCCGCCGACGTCATGGTGGTCACCCCGCTGCGCGACGGCATGAACCTGGTGGCCAAGGAGTACGTCGCCTGCCGGCAGGCCGACGACGGCGCCCTGGTGCTCAGCGAGTTCGCCGGTGCCGCCCGCGAGCTGCGGCAGGCCTACCTGGTCAACCCGTACGACGTGAACGGGATGAAGGACAAGCTGATCGAGGCGATGCAGGACTCCCCGCGCAACAAGGCGCGGCGGATGAAGGTCATGCGCCGCCAGGTGGCCGAGCACGACATCGACCACTGGGCCAGCGCCTTCCTCGACGACCTGGGCAAGACCGGCCCGAAGGCCTGA
- a CDS encoding sigma-70 family RNA polymerase sigma factor codes for MTRGRAALDEPLLSGEEVPVLARAIEAGVLAAEARRGGGFADATEEELRAVEEQGRRAWHRFVRANLRLVALVAGQTAARSRLPEADLFQEGCLGLMAAVQRYDHTRGTTFSTYALFWVRSAVGALSAGHLGALNLPTSRAEQLRAARGVEAGLTQELGRPPTADELAGALGRSAGWTRALLAHAVPTPIEEVAAVLAAPAPTEPADPRSEVHALLAALDPLTRRVLELRCGFGGGEPLSLAATGRELGLSAGRVRRLEQQGIEALRDVCPQAAVWYLSG; via the coding sequence GTGACGAGGGGCCGGGCTGCGCTGGACGAACCGCTGCTGAGCGGCGAGGAGGTGCCGGTGCTCGCCCGCGCGATCGAGGCCGGCGTGCTGGCCGCCGAGGCGCGCCGCGGCGGGGGTTTCGCCGACGCCACCGAGGAGGAGCTCCGCGCGGTGGAGGAGCAGGGCCGCCGGGCCTGGCACCGCTTCGTCCGCGCCAACCTCCGCCTGGTGGCGCTGGTCGCGGGCCAGACCGCCGCCCGCAGCCGGCTGCCCGAGGCCGACCTGTTCCAGGAGGGCTGCCTGGGTCTGATGGCGGCCGTCCAGCGCTACGACCACACCCGCGGCACCACCTTCTCGACCTACGCGCTGTTCTGGGTCCGTTCGGCCGTCGGGGCGCTCAGCGCCGGCCACCTGGGCGCCCTGAACCTGCCCACCAGCCGGGCCGAGCAGCTCCGGGCCGCCCGGGGCGTCGAGGCCGGCCTCACCCAGGAGCTCGGCCGGCCGCCGACGGCCGACGAGCTCGCCGGCGCCCTGGGTCGCTCCGCGGGCTGGACGCGGGCGCTGCTGGCGCACGCCGTCCCGACCCCGATCGAGGAGGTCGCCGCCGTGCTGGCCGCGCCGGCGCCGACGGAGCCCGCCGACCCCCGGTCGGAGGTGCACGCCCTGCTCGCCGCCCTCGACCCGCTGACCCGGCGGGTGCTCGAGCTGCGCTGCGGGTTCGGCGGTGGCGAGCCCCTCAGCCTGGCCGCGACCGGGCGGGAGCTGGGGCTGTCGGCCGGCCGCGTCCGCCGGCTCGAGCAGCAGGGGATCGAGGCGCTGCGGGACGTCTGCCCGCAGGCGGCGGTCTGGTACCTGAGCGGCTGA
- the dnaG gene encoding DNA primase, which yields MAGRINDEDVVTVRERARIDEVIGSYVALRNAGGGSLKGLCPFHDEKTPSFQVTPSRGFYYCFGCGEGGDVITFMQKIDNLSFAEAIERLADRVGIQLRYTEDSGPRPEPGLRSRLMDAHRAAAEFYSEQLASPDALAGRQFLAQRGFDRAAAELFGVGFAPRGGRVLAQHLRGRGFSDKELVAGGLVRESGYDFFQSRLLWPIRDSGQQVIGFGARKLFDDDRMPAKYLNTPETPLYKKSHVLYGLDLARKPIGHKSQAVVVEGYTDVMAAHLSGVDTAIASCGTAFGDDHARLLRRLMGDHDAFHGEVIFTFDGDAAGQAAALKVFGGDQNFLAQTYVAIEPTGLDPCDLRLQHGEAAVRELVARRVPLYRFVMTNVLSRHDLDRADGRLSALREAAPLVASIRDASLVTGYARELAGLLGMDVEEVRGEVVRAANRSSRRTSEPSPAPAPTPDGERAERRPAPEARLPDPHDRLLALERATTKLLIQVPGLFPGVWDGLTVTDFTHPAYAAVFTAVEEAAAEGEAGGDWVHRMTAAAEHEQLRSLIVSLAVEPLPVQGEVTSRFVVAHSAGLQLLTVMRAIADLKSKLQRTNPVEAQQRYNQMFSELVVLEARRKQLQVRSIGALE from the coding sequence GTGGCGGGCCGGATCAACGACGAGGACGTCGTCACCGTCCGGGAACGCGCCCGGATCGACGAGGTCATCGGGTCCTACGTGGCCCTGCGGAACGCGGGCGGCGGGTCCCTCAAGGGCCTGTGCCCCTTCCACGACGAGAAGACGCCCAGCTTCCAGGTCACCCCCTCCCGCGGCTTCTACTACTGCTTCGGCTGCGGCGAGGGCGGCGACGTCATCACCTTCATGCAGAAGATCGACAACCTCAGCTTCGCCGAGGCGATCGAGCGGCTGGCCGACCGCGTCGGCATCCAGCTGCGCTACACCGAGGACTCCGGCCCCCGGCCCGAGCCCGGCCTGCGCTCGCGGCTGATGGACGCCCACCGCGCGGCCGCCGAGTTCTACTCCGAGCAGCTCGCCAGCCCCGACGCCCTGGCCGGACGGCAGTTCCTGGCCCAGCGCGGCTTCGACCGCGCCGCCGCCGAGCTGTTCGGCGTCGGCTTCGCCCCGCGCGGCGGCCGGGTGCTGGCCCAGCACCTGCGCGGCCGCGGGTTCAGCGACAAGGAGCTGGTCGCCGGCGGGCTGGTGCGGGAGTCGGGCTACGACTTCTTCCAGAGCCGGCTGCTGTGGCCCATCCGCGACTCCGGCCAGCAGGTCATCGGCTTCGGGGCGCGCAAGCTGTTCGACGACGACCGGATGCCGGCCAAGTACCTCAACACGCCCGAGACCCCGCTCTACAAGAAGTCGCACGTCCTCTACGGCCTGGACCTGGCCCGCAAGCCGATCGGGCACAAGAGCCAGGCGGTCGTCGTCGAGGGCTACACCGACGTGATGGCGGCGCACCTCTCCGGCGTCGACACCGCCATCGCCTCCTGCGGGACCGCCTTCGGCGACGACCACGCGCGGCTGCTGCGCCGGCTGATGGGCGACCACGACGCCTTCCACGGCGAGGTCATCTTCACCTTCGACGGCGACGCGGCCGGCCAGGCGGCGGCGCTCAAGGTGTTCGGCGGCGACCAGAACTTCCTGGCCCAGACCTACGTGGCCATCGAGCCGACCGGCCTCGACCCCTGCGACCTGCGCCTGCAGCACGGCGAGGCCGCCGTCCGCGAGCTGGTGGCGCGGCGGGTGCCGCTGTACCGCTTCGTGATGACCAACGTGCTGTCCCGGCACGACCTCGACCGCGCCGACGGCCGGCTGTCGGCCCTGCGGGAGGCCGCGCCGCTGGTGGCGAGCATCCGCGACGCCTCCCTGGTCACCGGCTACGCCCGCGAGCTGGCCGGGCTGCTGGGGATGGATGTCGAGGAGGTCCGCGGCGAGGTGGTCCGGGCGGCCAACCGCTCCAGCCGCCGCACTTCCGAGCCGTCCCCGGCGCCCGCCCCGACGCCGGACGGGGAGCGGGCGGAGCGCCGGCCCGCCCCCGAGGCGCGGCTGCCCGACCCGCACGACCGGCTGCTGGCGCTGGAGCGGGCGACGACGAAGCTCCTCATCCAGGTGCCCGGGCTGTTCCCCGGTGTCTGGGACGGCCTCACCGTCACCGACTTCACCCACCCGGCCTACGCCGCCGTCTTCACCGCCGTCGAGGAGGCCGCGGCCGAGGGCGAGGCCGGCGGGGACTGGGTGCACCGGATGACGGCGGCCGCCGAGCACGAGCAGCTCCGCTCGCTCATCGTCTCCCTCGCCGTCGAGCCGCTGCCGGTCCAGGGCGAGGTGACGTCCCGCTTCGTCGTCGCGCACAGCGCCGGGCTGCAGCTGCTGACGGTGATGCGCGCCATCGCCGACCTCAAGTCGAAGCTGCAGCGCACCAACCCGGTCGAGGCGCAGCAGCGCTACAACCAGATGTTCTCCGAGCTCGTGGTGCTGGAGGCCCGGCGCAAGCAGCTCCAGGTCCGCAGCATCGGCGCGCTGGAGTAG
- a CDS encoding thiol-disulfide oxidoreductase DCC family protein, with protein MPAAPGSPAPTAPRDRPWLVFDGDCAFCTTSATWVAERLHRPSGPDALLVPWQFTDLDALGTTAERAQTEVLWVEPDGAVAGGAAAFAAWLRFRGGAYALLGRAMGLPLVRPVAAAVYRLVARNRSRMPGGTPACALPPPGSAPAPR; from the coding sequence GTGCCCGCCGCCCCCGGATCCCCCGCCCCGACCGCCCCGCGGGACCGCCCGTGGCTGGTGTTCGACGGGGACTGCGCGTTCTGCACGACGAGCGCCACCTGGGTGGCGGAGCGGCTGCACCGCCCCTCGGGGCCCGACGCCCTCCTGGTGCCCTGGCAGTTCACCGACCTCGACGCGCTGGGCACGACGGCCGAGCGCGCGCAGACCGAGGTGCTCTGGGTGGAGCCCGACGGCGCCGTCGCCGGCGGTGCGGCCGCCTTCGCGGCCTGGCTGCGGTTCCGCGGCGGTGCCTACGCCCTGCTGGGCCGGGCGATGGGCCTCCCGCTCGTCCGGCCGGTGGCCGCCGCCGTCTACCGGCTGGTCGCCCGGAACCGGAGCCGGATGCCGGGCGGCACGCCCGCCTGCGCGCTGCCCCCGCCGGGCAGCGCCCCCGCCCCGCGCTGA
- a CDS encoding HTTM domain-containing protein has translation MTGPGRVVGWFAPVLPDARVAVLRTVVYLFVLVDIHLFVADPVPLSRQPDLYAPLMVERLFLLPPPTPVITTTLYVVLVVGSLVAAANRLPRLAGVVVAAAFTWWTAIGMSYGKVDHDHLAFVVALWLLPTAGVVRDRWRCSTSSRQAGWVLKTVQVAVIATYFLSALTKIRSGDWSLTSWPNSFILTWAIVRRPHGLGQFLLPFPDLLRGMQWFAFLAELTSLVVLWLRGRALLAAAVFWMGFHVFTAAILYIHFAPTLVCWLAFAPLERLPAWWDRRRAARAARTGRVVDAADVRAS, from the coding sequence GTGACCGGCCCGGGTCGCGTCGTCGGCTGGTTCGCCCCCGTCCTGCCCGACGCCCGGGTCGCGGTCCTCCGGACCGTCGTCTACCTCTTCGTCCTCGTCGACATCCACCTCTTCGTCGCCGACCCCGTCCCGCTCAGCCGGCAGCCCGACCTCTACGCCCCGCTGATGGTCGAGCGGCTCTTCCTGCTGCCGCCGCCCACGCCGGTGATCACGACCACGCTCTACGTCGTCCTCGTCGTCGGCTCGCTGGTGGCGGCCGCGAACCGGCTGCCCCGGCTCGCGGGCGTCGTGGTCGCCGCCGCCTTCACCTGGTGGACCGCGATCGGGATGAGCTACGGCAAGGTCGACCACGACCACCTGGCCTTCGTGGTCGCGCTCTGGCTGCTGCCCACGGCCGGGGTCGTCCGGGACCGCTGGCGGTGCTCCACGTCGTCCCGGCAGGCGGGCTGGGTGCTCAAGACCGTGCAGGTCGCGGTGATCGCGACCTACTTCCTCTCGGCGCTGACCAAGATCCGCAGCGGCGACTGGAGCCTGACCTCGTGGCCGAACAGCTTCATCCTGACCTGGGCGATCGTCCGCCGGCCGCACGGGCTGGGCCAGTTCCTGCTGCCCTTCCCGGACCTGCTGCGCGGGATGCAGTGGTTCGCCTTCCTCGCCGAGCTCACCTCGCTCGTCGTGCTCTGGCTGCGGGGACGGGCGCTGCTGGCCGCCGCGGTCTTCTGGATGGGCTTCCACGTCTTCACGGCCGCGATCCTCTACATCCACTTCGCGCCGACGCTGGTCTGCTGGCTCGCCTTCGCCCCGCTGGAGCGGCTGCCGGCGTGGTGGGACCGGCGGCGCGCCGCCCGGGCGGCCCGGACCGGGCGGGTGGTCGACGCAGCGGACGTCCGCGCGTCCTGA